One region of Osmerus eperlanus unplaced genomic scaffold, fOsmEpe2.1 SCAFFOLD_248, whole genome shotgun sequence genomic DNA includes:
- the plpp7a gene encoding inactive phospholipid phosphatase 7: MPVNRARMRDRNNVLNRPEFLSLNQPLRGGPEARGSTRRPGAARRHSCPNQPEGVQQEPVEGTKDRKELPEEDCMQLNPSFGGIAMSSLLAIDICMSKSLGVCAYTTSSWGSMRSMVKLLAFTGHGIPWVFGTLICLYRSNTLAGQEVLVNLLLALLLDVMTVAGMQKLVKRKGPWEMAPSFFDYMAMDVYSFPAAHASRASMLVKFLLAHLVLAFPLRVLLILWAFLVGVSRIILGRHHLSDVGCGFALGYLHYTLVEMVWLPSSTCQTLIAMGTLSWSPLL; encoded by the exons ATGCCTGTTAATCGAGCTCGAATGAGAGACAGGAATAATGTCCTAAACAGACCGGAGTTTCTGTCGTTAAACCAGCCTCTCCGAGGGGGACCTGAGGCCCGGGGGAGTACAAGGCGTCCTGGGGCTGCGAGGCGCCATTCGTGCCCAAATCAGCCGGAGGGCGTGCAGCAGGAACCGGTGGAAGGCACCAAAGACCGGAAGGAACTACCAGAGGAAGACTGTATGCAGCTCAACCCATCGTTTGGGGGGATTGCTATGAGCTCTCTCCTCGCCATTGACATCTGCATGTCCAAAAGCCTAGGGGTCTGTGCGTATACCACATCCTCGTGGGGCAGCATGCGCTCCATGGTCAAACTGCTCGCATTTACCGGCCACGGGATACCATGGGTTTTTGGCACCCTCATTTGTCTTTACAGGAGTAACACATTGGCTGGACAAGAGGTTCTGGTCAATCTTCTACTTG CCCTCCTGCTGGATGTTATGACTGTTGCTGGGATGCAGAAACTGGTCAAGCGCAAGGGTCCCTGGGAGATGGCGCCCAGCTTCTTCGACTACATGGCGATGGACGTGTATTCGTTCCCCGCGGCACATGCCAGCCGCGCTTCCATGCTGGTCAAGTTCCTATTGGCCCATCTGGTGCTGGCGTTTCCGCTGCGCGTCCTGCTGATTCTCTGGGCCTTCCTGGTGGGCGTGTCCCGGATCATCCTCGGCCGCCACCACCTGTCAGACGTGGGCTGCGGCTTCGCACTGGGGTACCTTCACTACACCCTGGTGGAGATGGTCTGGTtgccctcctctacctgccAGACTCTTATCGCCATGGGAACGCTTAGCTGGAGCCCACTGCTGTAG